In the Streptomyces fradiae ATCC 10745 = DSM 40063 genome, one interval contains:
- a CDS encoding MmyB family transcriptional regulator: MDKVALRYLLRERRALISPESHGLSRPTRQGRRAPGLSQAQVDQLLHRAPDTYGRLESGRYPNPPVDLLEDVARLLGMNEHEWVALWRYALGQDPPHPLHAHAGEAVPGTWRLALDGISHMAYVSDRSWNMLAYNEPFTGLFPDRRVPSNIMRWMAVEPEARSVLRHWETAWAPLVLPQLRAAIAADPEDPTLCGIEKEVLDDPSAARVYESASAYVHPDGGERPVRHALHGPGWVTLCAAQPMTAPRARLLILPFHPGERRPCGRPAPLRAHG; encoded by the coding sequence ATGGACAAGGTCGCCCTGCGCTACCTGCTGAGGGAGCGCCGCGCCCTGATCTCGCCGGAGAGCCACGGGCTGTCCCGGCCGACCCGGCAGGGCAGACGCGCGCCGGGCCTGTCGCAGGCCCAGGTGGACCAGCTGCTGCACCGGGCGCCCGACACGTACGGGCGGCTGGAGTCGGGCCGCTACCCGAACCCGCCGGTCGACCTGCTGGAGGACGTGGCCCGGCTGCTGGGCATGAACGAGCACGAGTGGGTGGCCCTGTGGCGGTACGCGCTCGGCCAGGACCCGCCGCACCCGCTGCACGCCCATGCCGGGGAGGCCGTCCCCGGCACGTGGCGGCTGGCGCTCGACGGGATCTCCCACATGGCGTACGTCAGCGACCGCTCGTGGAACATGCTGGCGTACAACGAGCCCTTCACCGGGCTCTTCCCGGACCGCCGGGTGCCGTCCAACATCATGCGGTGGATGGCCGTCGAGCCGGAGGCCCGGTCGGTGCTGCGGCACTGGGAGACGGCGTGGGCGCCGCTGGTGCTGCCGCAGCTGCGGGCGGCCATCGCCGCCGACCCGGAGGACCCCACCCTGTGCGGCATCGAGAAGGAGGTGCTGGACGACCCGTCGGCGGCCCGCGTCTACGAGTCGGCGAGCGCGTACGTCCACCCGGACGGGGGTGAGCGGCCGGTGCGGCACGCGCTGCACGGGCCCGGATGGGTCACCCTGTGTGCGGCGCAGCCGATGACGGCGCCCCGCGCGCGGCTGCTGATCCTGCCGTTCCACCCCGGCGAGCGGCGGCCGTGCGGACGGCCGGCGCCCTTACGGGCGCACGGGTAG